A part of Capsicum annuum cultivar UCD-10X-F1 chromosome 6, UCD10Xv1.1, whole genome shotgun sequence genomic DNA contains:
- the LOC107873662 gene encoding serine/threonine-protein kinase 19 isoform X1 has translation MENSNPSTSRKRQRPGPEPGPEPGPESDLNEAQLQSVEENFNFSDTLVALRMMRAQFPRIEKVSIPPFILRSQLYSSVKDRTQVDRELEYICASQSLRREGVLCTFKLNTGQDDHAIMFLDDYFSQIERISKRLEAQKLEGLCVFEWFKEHVIHSKLDPSIGHDELRSLLSLGGKVKEEHISLLINAGLLTRQLIDPNMYWFAIPNIGSVLKGLSQGRKELMSFLNRRKYKEMAMAALEKKRLRLSPLDMRFHLRDLLGSGHLKTVEAPTGLLVKVVKD, from the exons ATGGAGAACTCCAACCCATCAACTAGCCGGAAACGCCAACGGCCCGGACCCGAACCCGGGCCCGAACCCGGGCCTGAATCGGACCTCAACGAAGCTCAATTACAATCAGTGGAGGAAAATTTCAATTTCAGTGATACACTTGTTGCTCTTCGCATGATGCGTGCTCAGTTTCCTCGTATcgaaaag GTTTCAATTCCGCCTTTCATTTTGCGGTCACAGTTATACAGCAGTGTAAAGGACCGGACGCAAGTGGACAGGGAGTTGGAG TATATCTGCGCCTCACAGTCTCTAAGGAGGGAAGGAGTTCTATGTACTTTCAAATTAAACACTGGACAGGATGATCATGCTATAATGTTTTTGGATGACTACTTTAGTCAG ATTGAACGTATCAGTAAAAGATTGGAAGCACAGAAGCTAGAAGGACTTTGTGTTTTTGAATGGTTCAAGGAGCATGTAATTCATTCAAAGCTAGATCCAAGTATTGGACATGACGAACTT CGTTCACTTCTGTCATTGGGAGGCAAGGTGAAGGAGGAACACATCTCCCTCTTAATAAATGCTGGACTTCTG ACTCGACAACTTATTGATCCGAACATGTACTGGTTTGCGATTCCAAATATTGGATCAGTTCTCAAGGGCCTCTCACAG GGAAGAAAGGAGCTTATGTCTTTTCTCAACCGTAGAAAGTACAAAGAGATGGCGATGGCTGCTCTGGAAAAGAAGCGCCTTAGACTCTCTCCACTCGATATGAGATTTCATCTCAGAGATTTGCTAGGATCCGGCCACCTCAAAACTGTCGAGGCTCCCACAGGTTTACTCGTTAAGGTCGTGAAGGATTAA
- the LOC107873662 gene encoding serine/threonine-protein kinase 19 isoform X2, with translation MENSNPSTSRKRQRPGPEPGPEPGPESDLNEAQLQSVEENFNFSDTLVALRMMRAQFPRIEKVSIPPFILRSQLYSSVKDRTQVDRELESLRREGVLCTFKLNTGQDDHAIMFLDDYFSQIERISKRLEAQKLEGLCVFEWFKEHVIHSKLDPSIGHDELRSLLSLGGKVKEEHISLLINAGLLTRQLIDPNMYWFAIPNIGSVLKGLSQGRKELMSFLNRRKYKEMAMAALEKKRLRLSPLDMRFHLRDLLGSGHLKTVEAPTGLLVKVVKD, from the exons ATGGAGAACTCCAACCCATCAACTAGCCGGAAACGCCAACGGCCCGGACCCGAACCCGGGCCCGAACCCGGGCCTGAATCGGACCTCAACGAAGCTCAATTACAATCAGTGGAGGAAAATTTCAATTTCAGTGATACACTTGTTGCTCTTCGCATGATGCGTGCTCAGTTTCCTCGTATcgaaaag GTTTCAATTCCGCCTTTCATTTTGCGGTCACAGTTATACAGCAGTGTAAAGGACCGGACGCAAGTGGACAGGGAGTTGGAG TCTCTAAGGAGGGAAGGAGTTCTATGTACTTTCAAATTAAACACTGGACAGGATGATCATGCTATAATGTTTTTGGATGACTACTTTAGTCAG ATTGAACGTATCAGTAAAAGATTGGAAGCACAGAAGCTAGAAGGACTTTGTGTTTTTGAATGGTTCAAGGAGCATGTAATTCATTCAAAGCTAGATCCAAGTATTGGACATGACGAACTT CGTTCACTTCTGTCATTGGGAGGCAAGGTGAAGGAGGAACACATCTCCCTCTTAATAAATGCTGGACTTCTG ACTCGACAACTTATTGATCCGAACATGTACTGGTTTGCGATTCCAAATATTGGATCAGTTCTCAAGGGCCTCTCACAG GGAAGAAAGGAGCTTATGTCTTTTCTCAACCGTAGAAAGTACAAAGAGATGGCGATGGCTGCTCTGGAAAAGAAGCGCCTTAGACTCTCTCCACTCGATATGAGATTTCATCTCAGAGATTTGCTAGGATCCGGCCACCTCAAAACTGTCGAGGCTCCCACAGGTTTACTCGTTAAGGTCGTGAAGGATTAA
- the LOC107873662 gene encoding serine/threonine-protein kinase 19 isoform X3 — protein sequence MENSNPSTSRKRQRPGPEPGPEPGPESDLNEAQLQSVEENFNFSDTLVALRMMRAQFPRIEKVSIPPFILRSQLYSSVKDRTQVDRELEIERISKRLEAQKLEGLCVFEWFKEHVIHSKLDPSIGHDELRSLLSLGGKVKEEHISLLINAGLLTRQLIDPNMYWFAIPNIGSVLKGLSQGRKELMSFLNRRKYKEMAMAALEKKRLRLSPLDMRFHLRDLLGSGHLKTVEAPTGLLVKVVKD from the exons ATGGAGAACTCCAACCCATCAACTAGCCGGAAACGCCAACGGCCCGGACCCGAACCCGGGCCCGAACCCGGGCCTGAATCGGACCTCAACGAAGCTCAATTACAATCAGTGGAGGAAAATTTCAATTTCAGTGATACACTTGTTGCTCTTCGCATGATGCGTGCTCAGTTTCCTCGTATcgaaaag GTTTCAATTCCGCCTTTCATTTTGCGGTCACAGTTATACAGCAGTGTAAAGGACCGGACGCAAGTGGACAGGGAGTTGGAG ATTGAACGTATCAGTAAAAGATTGGAAGCACAGAAGCTAGAAGGACTTTGTGTTTTTGAATGGTTCAAGGAGCATGTAATTCATTCAAAGCTAGATCCAAGTATTGGACATGACGAACTT CGTTCACTTCTGTCATTGGGAGGCAAGGTGAAGGAGGAACACATCTCCCTCTTAATAAATGCTGGACTTCTG ACTCGACAACTTATTGATCCGAACATGTACTGGTTTGCGATTCCAAATATTGGATCAGTTCTCAAGGGCCTCTCACAG GGAAGAAAGGAGCTTATGTCTTTTCTCAACCGTAGAAAGTACAAAGAGATGGCGATGGCTGCTCTGGAAAAGAAGCGCCTTAGACTCTCTCCACTCGATATGAGATTTCATCTCAGAGATTTGCTAGGATCCGGCCACCTCAAAACTGTCGAGGCTCCCACAGGTTTACTCGTTAAGGTCGTGAAGGATTAA